A stretch of Desulfitobacterium dichloroeliminans LMG P-21439 DNA encodes these proteins:
- a CDS encoding acyl-CoA dehydratase activase: protein MAKCYLGVDSGSISTKGVIVDQNNKILAEKYLWTEGNPVEAVKEVIGGLQTQIEGKDIRVKAVGTTGSARRLVGALLNAQVVKNEITAHAVGTLSVYPEVRTIFEIGGQDSKIILVEDGIVVDYAMNTLCAAGTGSFLSSQAKRLGLEVEKFGELALRSQNPTKIAARCTVFAESDMVHKAQIGHKKEDIVAGLCKAVVANYLNNVGKGKHTKAPIVFQGGVSKNVGVIKAFEEATGETIHVDQHAHLMGALGVALLARSSGQEQDFNFSMTEMQFDTRGVECQGCPNNCEVICVYRNDELIDAWGNKCDKGAVRGNKVPVGKEAPVVKDDVMVS from the coding sequence ATGGCAAAATGTTATTTAGGAGTGGACAGTGGCTCCATTTCTACAAAGGGTGTAATCGTTGATCAAAACAATAAGATATTGGCTGAGAAGTACCTATGGACGGAAGGGAATCCGGTGGAGGCTGTGAAAGAAGTAATCGGGGGTCTCCAGACTCAAATCGAGGGCAAGGATATCCGGGTTAAAGCCGTGGGCACCACCGGATCGGCTCGACGCTTGGTCGGTGCTTTACTCAATGCTCAAGTGGTTAAAAATGAAATTACCGCCCATGCTGTGGGAACCTTATCCGTCTATCCCGAGGTCCGGACTATTTTTGAAATCGGCGGTCAGGATTCTAAGATTATTCTTGTTGAAGACGGTATCGTGGTGGATTATGCCATGAATACCTTATGTGCCGCCGGAACAGGTTCCTTCCTGTCCTCTCAAGCCAAGCGTCTGGGGCTGGAAGTTGAGAAATTTGGCGAGTTGGCTTTGCGCTCCCAGAATCCCACCAAAATTGCGGCCCGCTGTACGGTTTTTGCTGAGTCCGATATGGTGCACAAGGCTCAGATCGGGCATAAGAAAGAGGATATTGTAGCTGGGTTGTGCAAAGCGGTCGTGGCCAATTACCTGAACAATGTGGGCAAGGGCAAACACACCAAAGCCCCGATTGTTTTCCAAGGGGGAGTCAGTAAAAATGTCGGGGTGATTAAAGCCTTTGAGGAAGCAACGGGAGAGACGATCCATGTGGATCAGCATGCACACTTAATGGGAGCCTTAGGGGTCGCCTTGCTTGCTAGAAGCTCCGGCCAAGAGCAGGATTTTAACTTCAGTATGACCGAGATGCAATTTGATACTCGTGGGGTAGAATGTCAGGGGTGCCCCAATAACTGTGAGGTCATCTGTGTTTATAGGAATGACGAGTTGATTGATGCTTGGGGCAACAAATGCGATAAGGGAGCGGTACGAGGCAATAAGGTACCGGTGGGCAAGGAAGCGCCGGTTGTTAAAGATGATGTCATGGTGTCTTGA
- a CDS encoding PucR family transcriptional regulator → MITIQDVLKSDVFQKYNILAGENGLLREVTTITIAEVPDSANWLRGGELVCSTAFFISNTELEQNRWIESLIANGASALAIKTSRFLGVLPKNIIECANKHNFPIIELDHEVTWPVIIESFMSFLTDQRVKIMELIEDIQRNLINLVLENNTVQTLVNKISELVGNTIIIEDAKLNVIAFGNVEGDIQSHLDSPLLKERISNDFRQNVMKSNFYKKIKSGDKKQTLETYIDRPELGNIRNYMIPIFSNKTIYGFISLLESHQMYSTKDLMILKNSSTAIALQLMKQYLNQQTYRKKNLALIEDIIHGRIHTQIVFEYDFLNVNLSNPMIAILVDYTEPNLENNYFWERSEDLITMIIKKHLNKYFNQVLIGNNGSLFTLLVSFQPNQIKGITSLVKQTMFSALEELSNQFGVNKFSIGIGGAFPSLEMTGKSFKQASTALSVVKKCYGRRGNLLHFEEIGIHRILSMIQDTTKIKDFCDDFLLDLKKYDEENGDVLINTLHEYLICDCVVKETAKKMFVHPNTVSYRIKKIKELIKHDLDIPEFKFAYLFALESYDLLK, encoded by the coding sequence ATGATTACAATCCAAGATGTCCTTAAGTCTGACGTTTTTCAAAAATATAATATTTTAGCTGGTGAGAATGGTTTGTTACGTGAGGTCACAACGATTACTATCGCAGAAGTTCCTGATTCCGCCAACTGGTTAAGGGGAGGCGAACTCGTCTGTTCAACGGCCTTTTTTATTAGTAACACTGAGTTAGAACAAAATCGGTGGATCGAATCATTAATAGCAAACGGCGCATCTGCTTTGGCTATTAAAACGAGTCGTTTTCTCGGGGTATTGCCAAAAAATATTATTGAATGCGCTAACAAGCATAATTTCCCTATCATTGAACTTGATCATGAAGTTACTTGGCCGGTAATCATTGAATCATTTATGAGTTTCTTAACAGATCAGCGCGTTAAAATAATGGAACTAATTGAAGACATCCAAAGGAATTTAATTAACCTTGTTTTGGAAAACAACACTGTACAAACCCTTGTGAATAAAATCTCTGAATTAGTTGGCAATACTATCATCATAGAGGATGCCAAACTCAACGTAATTGCTTTCGGTAATGTCGAAGGTGATATCCAGTCTCATCTCGACTCCCCTCTTCTCAAGGAACGAATTAGCAATGATTTTAGGCAAAATGTGATGAAATCAAACTTTTATAAAAAAATTAAAAGCGGCGATAAAAAACAAACTCTTGAAACCTATATTGATAGACCTGAATTAGGAAATATCAGAAATTATATGATTCCAATCTTTTCAAACAAAACAATATACGGGTTTATTTCCTTATTAGAAAGTCATCAAATGTATTCAACGAAAGATTTAATGATATTGAAAAACTCTTCAACTGCCATAGCGCTTCAACTAATGAAACAGTATCTCAATCAGCAAACCTATAGAAAAAAGAACTTGGCCCTTATTGAAGACATTATTCACGGACGAATTCACACGCAAATTGTATTCGAATATGATTTTCTTAATGTAAATCTATCGAACCCCATGATTGCCATACTTGTAGATTATACTGAGCCTAATCTTGAAAATAATTATTTTTGGGAACGTTCAGAAGATCTCATAACCATGATCATTAAGAAACACTTAAATAAATACTTTAACCAGGTGCTGATTGGCAACAATGGATCGTTATTCACATTATTAGTTTCTTTTCAGCCCAATCAGATTAAGGGAATAACATCACTAGTCAAACAAACCATGTTTAGCGCCCTGGAAGAATTATCGAATCAATTTGGAGTGAATAAATTTAGCATTGGAATTGGGGGAGCCTTTCCTAGCCTAGAAATGACAGGAAAAAGCTTTAAACAAGCAAGCACTGCTTTGTCTGTAGTGAAAAAATGTTATGGCAGGAGAGGTAACTTACTTCATTTTGAGGAAATTGGTATTCATCGCATTCTTTCCATGATTCAGGATACCACTAAAATTAAGGATTTTTGCGATGATTTCCTCCTTGATCTTAAAAAATATGATGAAGAAAATGGAGATGTATTAATAAACACCCTCCACGAATACCTTATATGCGATTGTGTAGTGAAAGAGACCGCTAAAA
- a CDS encoding DUF1659 domain-containing protein, whose protein sequence is MAVNATPLGSTVVIKYQAGETPAGAPVIKQKSLNDIKADALDQDIYDVAAALFSLSIHPVIQTILRKNFDLVEE, encoded by the coding sequence ATGGCAGTTAATGCTACCCCTTTGGGATCCACTGTGGTTATAAAATATCAAGCTGGGGAAACTCCGGCCGGTGCGCCGGTGATCAAGCAGAAGAGCCTAAATGACATTAAAGCTGACGCCTTAGATCAAGACATCTATGATGTAGCGGCCGCTTTATTCAGCTTGAGCATTCATCCTGTGATCCAGACAATCCTTAGGAAAAACTTTGACTTAGTCGAGGAGTAA
- a CDS encoding 4Fe-4S dicluster domain-containing protein — protein sequence MAKQLGFFLDVNRCLGCGTCIKACASANRLPTPLTWRKLRQMEDAKVDQGQISHFFLSTSCNHCANPECMRVCPSGAYAKRRDGIVLHYPDKCISCKSCVASCPFGAPQINPQTEKAGKCQLCYEQIDRGNLPHCVQACVTGALQLREIYGNPTDKLLRLTAPTPTLRLTRPSTFYYPPKGTRIF from the coding sequence ATGGCGAAGCAATTGGGCTTTTTCCTGGATGTGAATCGCTGTTTGGGTTGTGGAACATGCATCAAAGCCTGTGCTAGTGCTAACCGTTTGCCAACCCCCTTAACATGGCGCAAATTAAGGCAAATGGAAGATGCAAAAGTTGACCAGGGTCAGATTTCGCATTTTTTCCTCTCCACATCTTGCAATCACTGCGCGAACCCCGAGTGCATGAGGGTTTGTCCTTCCGGTGCCTATGCCAAACGGCGTGATGGGATCGTGCTGCATTATCCTGACAAATGCATTTCCTGTAAATCCTGCGTGGCCTCTTGCCCTTTTGGCGCACCACAGATCAACCCACAGACTGAAAAGGCTGGCAAGTGCCAGCTTTGCTATGAGCAGATCGATCGGGGAAATCTGCCCCATTGTGTTCAGGCCTGTGTGACGGGTGCACTACAGCTACGGGAGATTTATGGCAATCCAACCGATAAGCTCTTAAGGCTGACTGCTCCCACTCCTACATTGCGTCTCACGAGACCCTCCACTTTTTATTATCCGCCAAAGGGGACAAGGATCTTTTAG
- a CDS encoding acyl-CoA dehydratase activase-related protein, with translation MKGEITIGIPRAFLFFKYQYLWQIFFAELNCPVIISPETNKRILKDGIDSSIDESCLSAKIYMGHLSYLRGKADYILVPRIVGFGKNEVVCTKFNALYDIVKNTFKDVNLLSYNVDMANRESEWKGFMKMGRELGKNPVQVLRAYLKAKAIQAKQEHQLTAEQESLIRTEDKLKILIISHDYNTYDKVVGYPIIKCLKSLDSVPIYANAADKKKTSLKSRFISDALYWTFNKELIGAIHHYQKEVDGIVFISTFPCGPDSLVNELCLRKIKGVPMANIIVDELQGEAGLQTRIESFVDIIRERKKAGREAHIG, from the coding sequence TTGAAAGGTGAAATCACCATAGGAATACCTAGAGCTTTTTTATTCTTTAAATACCAATACCTTTGGCAAATTTTTTTTGCAGAATTAAACTGCCCGGTGATTATAAGCCCGGAAACAAACAAGAGAATATTGAAAGACGGCATTGATTCTTCCATCGACGAAAGCTGCCTTTCCGCGAAGATCTATATGGGCCATCTCTCCTACCTAAGAGGGAAAGCCGATTACATCTTGGTTCCTCGGATCGTCGGCTTTGGCAAAAATGAAGTCGTTTGTACCAAATTCAATGCTCTCTACGATATCGTCAAAAATACTTTTAAAGATGTAAACCTGCTCAGCTATAACGTAGATATGGCTAACCGTGAAAGTGAATGGAAAGGCTTCATGAAGATGGGCAGGGAACTGGGCAAAAACCCTGTCCAGGTATTAAGGGCCTATCTTAAAGCCAAAGCAATCCAAGCCAAGCAGGAACACCAGTTGACTGCTGAGCAGGAGAGCCTAATCCGGACAGAGGACAAGCTGAAGATCCTGATCATTTCCCATGATTATAATACCTACGACAAGGTGGTGGGTTATCCTATTATCAAGTGCCTTAAAAGCTTGGACAGTGTGCCTATCTATGCCAATGCCGCCGACAAAAAGAAAACCTCCCTAAAGTCAAGGTTCATCTCAGACGCCCTGTACTGGACCTTCAACAAGGAGCTCATTGGTGCGATCCATCATTATCAGAAGGAAGTAGATGGGATAGTTTTTATTTCGACCTTCCCCTGCGGTCCTGATTCTCTGGTCAATGAATTGTGCCTGAGGAAAATTAAAGGAGTTCCCATGGCCAATATCATCGTGGATGAGCTGCAAGGAGAAGCGGGCTTACAAACAAGAATTGAAAGCTTTGTCGATATCATCAGGGAGAGGAAAAAAGCCGGGAGGGAAGCGCACATTGGCTAG
- a CDS encoding 2-hydroxyacyl-CoA dehydratase, which produces MASQEKIISFPHMGNYHIAIEFLIRHVLENIQVLTPPPITKKTLELGAKHSPDFVCVPFKYNLGNYLEALDGGANLLVQSGGGCRFGYYGEIQEQILRDLGYDFEFISIIDNENVNPLAFFSRFKRLNPQLSFARFAYYFYLTFKMIEAMDTIDATIRANIGFAVQEGSFEKLQKEFLQKLPSVNGFRSLDRIYRHYHALFRQLEVNKPANPIRVGIVGELYTLMEPFSSCFIEKELAKKGIQVTRFITVSYLLRHHPKSSDLLKWAGKYLEYEIGADGTDSVARAKMLAEAGYDGVIHIKPFGCTPEVNSMPMMQNISNDYKMPVLYFSFDAQTSETGVHTRLEAFHDMLMMRREANTWQNVI; this is translated from the coding sequence TTGGCTAGCCAGGAAAAGATCATAAGCTTTCCTCATATGGGAAATTATCATATCGCCATCGAATTTCTAATCAGACATGTCTTAGAAAACATTCAGGTTCTAACCCCGCCCCCCATTACCAAAAAAACCCTGGAACTGGGAGCCAAGCACAGTCCGGATTTTGTGTGTGTGCCCTTTAAATATAACCTGGGCAACTATCTTGAAGCCCTTGATGGAGGAGCTAATCTCTTGGTGCAGTCCGGCGGTGGCTGCCGATTTGGGTATTATGGTGAAATCCAGGAACAGATCTTAAGAGATCTGGGCTATGATTTTGAGTTCATTAGCATTATCGACAACGAAAATGTCAATCCCTTGGCCTTTTTCAGCCGCTTTAAGCGGTTGAATCCCCAGCTGTCTTTTGCCCGATTCGCTTACTACTTTTACTTGACCTTTAAAATGATTGAGGCAATGGATACCATCGATGCCACTATTCGGGCCAACATTGGTTTTGCGGTCCAAGAAGGTAGCTTTGAAAAGTTGCAAAAGGAATTCCTCCAGAAGCTTCCCTCAGTGAATGGCTTCAGAAGTTTGGACAGGATCTATCGCCATTACCATGCTCTATTCCGCCAGCTGGAGGTCAATAAACCTGCAAATCCCATCAGGGTCGGAATCGTCGGAGAGCTCTATACCCTCATGGAGCCTTTCAGTAGCTGTTTTATCGAAAAGGAACTGGCTAAAAAAGGCATCCAAGTCACCCGGTTCATCACCGTATCCTATTTACTGCGTCATCATCCCAAATCAAGTGATTTGCTGAAGTGGGCGGGGAAATACCTAGAGTATGAAATCGGTGCCGATGGCACAGATAGTGTGGCCCGGGCGAAAATGCTGGCTGAAGCCGGGTATGATGGAGTCATCCATATCAAGCCTTTCGGGTGCACCCCAGAGGTCAACTCCATGCCCATGATGCAGAATATCAGCAATGATTATAAGATGCCGGTCCTGTACTTTAGCTTCGATGCCCAGACTTCGGAAACCGGTGTGCACACAAGGCTAGAAGCGTTCCATGACATGCTGATGATGAGAAGGGAAGCGAACACATGGCAAAATGTTATTTAG
- a CDS encoding DUF401 family protein has protein sequence MAAAKLLIVFVIMMILLWRKIPLVYVVIGASAVLAFLFGTDLPGFAKIVWDATKDPSTIEIEVILALIMILELILRRQGYLERMLNALTSLIKDRRIVMAIIPAFIGLMPSAGGALFSAPLVEQSVGKSVSAVDKTFINFYYRHIWEYFLPIYTGVLLVSNITGIPLPRVLLGLMPFGLLVILLGLPFLFRIKVDEELTAVTEPTGATTSQDGAKGNRQKLIKDVFFSTLPVLAVVSLVMAKAPITLAIASVLVVLILKHRFTLSELLEIVRKAIVIKTLVMIWGIMLFKQVMETVGSFDELPALLGTLPVPEFLIFALIAFLIAFLTGQTGSYIGIAFPVVMAAAGGQVSLPLVTLVFMAGSAGTMLSPMHLCLSLTVDYFKSDLSKVLRMLIIPESIIVGVAVLAYLVLT, from the coding sequence ATGGCTGCTGCAAAGTTATTGATTGTATTCGTAATAATGATGATTCTACTTTGGCGAAAGATTCCTTTAGTTTACGTTGTCATCGGAGCTTCTGCGGTTTTAGCGTTTCTTTTCGGCACTGATTTGCCTGGATTTGCAAAAATTGTGTGGGATGCAACGAAGGATCCATCCACCATAGAAATCGAAGTTATTTTGGCCTTAATTATGATTCTCGAGCTTATTTTACGTCGACAGGGTTATCTAGAACGTATGCTCAATGCTCTAACATCCTTAATAAAGGATCGTCGGATTGTAATGGCTATCATTCCTGCCTTTATCGGACTCATGCCCAGCGCTGGAGGTGCCCTTTTTTCGGCACCCTTAGTCGAACAGTCCGTTGGCAAAAGCGTCTCTGCTGTTGATAAAACCTTCATTAACTTTTATTACCGTCATATCTGGGAGTACTTTCTCCCTATCTATACGGGCGTTCTTCTTGTCTCCAATATTACGGGCATTCCACTCCCTCGTGTACTTTTAGGGCTTATGCCCTTTGGACTCCTCGTCATTCTTCTTGGACTTCCCTTTCTCTTCCGCATCAAGGTTGATGAGGAATTAACAGCGGTTACCGAACCAACTGGTGCGACAACATCTCAAGATGGTGCCAAGGGTAATCGGCAGAAATTAATCAAAGATGTATTCTTTAGCACTCTACCCGTCCTAGCTGTCGTTAGCCTTGTTATGGCAAAAGCACCCATTACCTTAGCCATAGCTTCTGTACTTGTTGTACTCATTCTAAAGCATCGATTTACTTTATCTGAGCTCCTCGAAATAGTTCGCAAAGCAATAGTAATTAAAACTTTGGTTATGATTTGGGGAATTATGCTTTTCAAACAGGTCATGGAAACAGTCGGTTCCTTCGATGAATTGCCGGCCTTATTAGGCACACTTCCTGTGCCGGAATTTCTCATCTTCGCTTTAATTGCTTTTCTCATCGCTTTCTTAACCGGGCAGACCGGCTCTTATATCGGTATCGCTTTTCCGGTTGTGATGGCTGCCGCCGGAGGACAGGTAAGTCTACCGCTGGTAACTCTGGTTTTTATGGCTGGCTCAGCAGGAACGATGTTAAGCCCCATGCACCTCTGCCTATCCCTAACCGTTGATTATTTCAAATCCGATCTAAGCAAAGTTTTGCGTATGCTGATTATCCCCGAGTCCATTATTGTTGGGGTAGCTGTTCTTGCTTATCTCGTTCTAACTTAA
- a CDS encoding DUF2922 domain-containing protein, which produces MAITTTKVLQLAFTTTSGKSVTITVANPKEDLTKTEVEAVMNTILAKNIFMTSSGELGSKRDALIVGTSTEDLYDPPLN; this is translated from the coding sequence ATGGCAATCACTACGACGAAAGTGCTTCAGTTGGCGTTTACCACGACCAGTGGGAAAAGCGTCACTATCACCGTGGCCAATCCCAAGGAAGACCTGACGAAAACTGAGGTGGAAGCTGTGATGAACACGATCCTCGCGAAGAATATTTTCATGACTTCCAGTGGCGAGCTAGGCTCCAAACGAGATGCGCTGATCGTAGGCACCTCGACGGAAGACCTTTATGACCCCCCTCTGAACTAG
- a CDS encoding IS110 family transposase — protein sequence MSQFLHDFVVGIDVSSEFSIVAMLAPSGELIRKPFRIDHNPAGFHKLLDILKKEEERLERKPIYFVESTGIFHLPLFFFLRSNDLQGFVLNPLSVHSIKNFDLRKVKNDQKDAEAIARLAKYQDVKFSLVPEPQILALRMMTREYYALSDTLTEMKNRLCTDLYLLFPGFLDVFSNIFGKTALTVLKKFPSPRAIQAADTESLTSLISKISRKGTAWAEKKVNLLKDCAQLASSMPHEFSLLDAKIKVHIDGIKSMQASLDGIVKQIHAMIDSELFPADAKRNIELLDGIPGIGFLTAATLIAEMGDFSLFKSAKAFTAFFGIDPSVNQSGKFQGDRNKISKRGTRIGRRILFTIAMASIRTTRKGDEINPVLREFYAAKCVNKKKKVALVAVMHKLLHYIFAVLRDQKPFEIRQPKDHQSWRNTKLSQAPAA from the coding sequence TTGTCCCAGTTTCTTCATGATTTTGTTGTTGGAATCGATGTTTCTTCTGAATTCTCAATCGTTGCAATGCTCGCTCCCTCCGGGGAACTAATCCGCAAACCTTTTCGGATTGATCATAATCCTGCTGGCTTTCATAAACTGCTCGATATCCTAAAAAAAGAAGAAGAGCGGTTAGAACGAAAGCCCATCTACTTCGTAGAATCTACGGGTATCTTTCATTTACCACTCTTCTTCTTCTTGAGGTCGAATGACCTCCAAGGTTTTGTGCTCAACCCCTTGAGTGTTCATTCTATCAAAAACTTTGACTTAAGAAAAGTGAAAAATGATCAAAAAGATGCTGAAGCGATTGCTAGGCTTGCTAAATACCAAGATGTTAAGTTTTCTCTGGTTCCTGAGCCTCAAATTCTGGCTCTACGCATGATGACCCGAGAATATTATGCTTTGTCGGATACCCTCACTGAGATGAAGAATAGGCTATGCACCGATCTCTATCTTCTTTTCCCAGGATTCCTTGATGTGTTCTCTAATATCTTTGGCAAAACAGCTTTAACCGTTCTGAAAAAGTTCCCTTCACCGCGAGCCATTCAGGCGGCTGATACAGAATCGCTAACTTCGCTTATTTCGAAAATCAGTCGTAAGGGTACGGCTTGGGCCGAAAAGAAGGTGAACTTACTCAAGGACTGCGCGCAGCTTGCCTCATCCATGCCTCATGAGTTCTCTTTGCTGGATGCTAAGATCAAAGTCCATATCGATGGGATCAAAAGCATGCAGGCCAGTTTAGACGGGATTGTAAAGCAAATTCATGCGATGATAGACTCTGAGCTCTTTCCTGCTGATGCCAAGCGGAATATTGAGCTTCTTGATGGCATACCCGGTATTGGCTTTCTAACGGCTGCTACGCTCATTGCGGAGATGGGAGACTTCAGTCTTTTCAAGTCTGCTAAGGCCTTTACAGCCTTCTTTGGGATTGATCCATCTGTCAATCAGTCTGGAAAATTCCAAGGTGACAGAAACAAAATCTCTAAGCGTGGCACACGGATAGGGAGAAGAATTCTGTTTACCATCGCTATGGCTTCCATTCGTACAACGCGCAAAGGTGATGAGATTAATCCGGTTCTGCGAGAATTCTACGCGGCAAAATGCGTTAACAAGAAGAAAAAGGTAGCTCTCGTAGCCGTAATGCATAAACTTCTCCACTACATCTTTGCTGTTCTTCGTGACCAGAAACCCTTTGAGATCAGGCAACCTAAGGATCATCAATCCTGGAGAAATACAAAGCTCAGTCAAGCACCTGCGGCTTAA
- a CDS encoding molybdopterin-dependent oxidoreductase: protein MDFLHHHICPRNCYDTCSIISTTRNGRLVSIEGNPAQGYTRGKLCSKVMDEVQKVYSPHRIKYPLRQRKRYSGRWERIGWDEALDTISQQILSIKEDYGTTLPIAHNKYSGNFGVMHNALEAFMTGLGPTTRAVGSPCWSAGVDAQAFDFGAFFCSDPLDMEQAKLIWIWGANPAWNAVHQMPIVFRAMDKGAKVVCFDTHFTATAARVDQFVQVNPGTDGLLALGMAKILADHDLLDRSLPEYSLGHKEFIDYLNQEIDIKECSQITGVPLRTLEELALEYGLTKPVCIWVGFGLQRYANGGQNLRAIDALGALTGNVGCSGGGVQYGQMETWRFSGPLSHARCGHPQDRNLDINQFPVLALKADPPVKMLWLAGRNPLQQDGNQAEWQKILEGLDLVVVSDLFHTRTTLAADIVLPVTTHYEHWDLNASYWHYYVGINEPAIEPVGEAHSDLQIAWDLSKRLNQLAPGSSAFPTEGSEKEVVLQALGAEMLEMLDLESPMELLKGPLRVNLPATAWQERKFRTPSGKYEFYSEKAKEQGLPALPVCRLPRKPPLETPLRLLTPHHSSGLNSQGYRFDAAEGSNAEDKPPLIARLSSGTAGMYSLKSGDRAVLWNQGGTLPVAIEIEQSMATGVVIVYQENLCDVKASHPNLLNLGALTDMGNYATGAYGLALNDIFVGIRRA, encoded by the coding sequence ATGGACTTTTTACACCATCATATTTGTCCCCGAAATTGTTACGATACCTGCAGCATCATAAGTACAACCCGCAATGGCCGGCTGGTATCGATCGAGGGAAACCCTGCCCAGGGCTATACCCGAGGAAAGCTCTGTTCGAAGGTTATGGATGAAGTTCAGAAAGTCTATAGCCCTCACCGGATCAAATACCCCCTGCGACAACGCAAGAGGTATTCTGGCCGATGGGAGCGGATTGGCTGGGATGAAGCATTAGATACCATTAGTCAGCAGATTCTCTCCATCAAAGAAGACTATGGGACGACTCTACCCATTGCCCATAATAAATACTCTGGCAACTTTGGAGTCATGCACAATGCTCTAGAGGCTTTTATGACAGGTCTTGGTCCTACGACACGAGCGGTAGGTTCACCCTGCTGGTCGGCAGGAGTAGATGCCCAAGCTTTTGACTTCGGTGCCTTTTTTTGCTCGGATCCTCTAGATATGGAACAGGCAAAACTGATTTGGATATGGGGAGCAAACCCAGCTTGGAATGCCGTCCACCAGATGCCCATTGTCTTTCGAGCTATGGACAAAGGTGCTAAGGTGGTTTGCTTCGACACTCATTTCACAGCCACTGCAGCTCGGGTTGACCAGTTTGTCCAAGTCAATCCCGGAACGGATGGACTGCTGGCTTTGGGCATGGCCAAGATTTTAGCTGACCATGACCTCCTCGACCGTTCATTGCCGGAATACTCCTTGGGGCATAAGGAGTTTATCGATTACCTTAACCAAGAAATAGATATTAAGGAATGTTCTCAAATCACGGGGGTCCCTTTACGCACTCTCGAAGAATTGGCTTTAGAATATGGATTGACTAAGCCCGTATGCATCTGGGTAGGTTTTGGGCTCCAACGTTATGCCAACGGAGGACAGAATCTTCGGGCCATCGATGCTCTCGGAGCCTTAACCGGGAATGTTGGCTGCTCAGGTGGTGGAGTTCAGTATGGGCAAATGGAAACTTGGCGTTTTTCCGGCCCCTTATCCCATGCCCGATGCGGCCATCCTCAGGATCGGAATCTGGATATTAACCAATTCCCCGTACTTGCCTTAAAGGCTGATCCTCCCGTGAAAATGCTCTGGCTTGCCGGTCGCAACCCTCTTCAGCAAGATGGCAACCAAGCCGAGTGGCAGAAGATTCTTGAGGGACTGGATCTAGTGGTTGTTAGTGACCTCTTTCATACCCGGACGACCTTGGCAGCGGATATAGTTCTCCCGGTGACTACTCATTATGAACACTGGGATCTAAATGCAAGCTACTGGCATTATTACGTCGGAATTAATGAACCGGCTATTGAACCCGTAGGAGAAGCTCATTCGGATTTGCAAATAGCTTGGGATTTATCCAAACGGCTTAACCAGCTTGCCCCAGGAAGCTCAGCTTTCCCTACAGAAGGCTCGGAAAAAGAGGTTGTACTCCAGGCATTAGGGGCAGAGATGCTAGAAATGCTTGACCTCGAATCTCCTATGGAACTACTAAAAGGTCCCCTAAGAGTAAACCTTCCGGCGACAGCTTGGCAGGAGCGGAAGTTCCGGACTCCCTCAGGAAAGTATGAGTTTTATTCTGAAAAGGCAAAAGAGCAAGGATTACCGGCTCTACCCGTTTGCCGATTACCTCGCAAACCTCCACTAGAAACTCCGCTGCGACTTCTTACCCCCCATCATAGCTCGGGGCTGAACTCTCAGGGGTATCGCTTTGACGCCGCCGAGGGAAGCAATGCCGAAGATAAACCACCATTGATAGCGAGGCTTAGTTCTGGGACTGCGGGGATGTATTCTTTGAAAAGCGGAGATAGGGCAGTCTTATGGAATCAAGGGGGGACTTTACCCGTAGCCATAGAAATAGAGCAGAGTATGGCGACCGGGGTTGTGATTGTCTATCAGGAGAATCTCTGTGATGTAAAAGCCTCACATCCAAACCTTCTCAACCTTGGAGCCTTAACGGATATGGGAAACTACGCTACAGGGGCCTATGGATTAGCTTTGAATGATATTTTTGTGGGGATTCGCAGGGCTTAA